One part of the Aspergillus luchuensis IFO 4308 DNA, chromosome 5, nearly complete sequence genome encodes these proteins:
- a CDS encoding class I SAM-dependent methyltransferase (COG:Q;~EggNog:ENOG410PQMA;~InterPro:IPR029063;~PFAM:PF13489;~antiSMASH:Cluster_5.15) → MPGWESYSGLTLIPYDFYVHWFNDNYVWRCPLPVLSAFFAANTGPRHMDIGVGTGLFPAHYRDQMRQRHQEWPQKLALVDMNPSCLQKAAARIDCPSKTECVRASVLEPFTIPAGQGTLGASPKFDSISLMYMLHCLPPPTDRKAAVFAHLKHHLTPEGTLFGVTILGYGTQHNLLGRLTMRFLNWRGDFGNADDRPEVFVKALEEEFEEVETHIVGVVLLFRARKPRLA, encoded by the coding sequence ATGCCGGGCTGGGAATCCTACTCAGGCCTTACGCTCATCCCCTACGATTTTTATGTTCACTGGTTCAATGACAATTATGTGTGGCGATGCCCTTTGCCAGTTCTTAGTGCCTTCTTTGCAGCGAATACGGGACCTCGTCATATGGATATTGGTGTTGGTACTGGGCTCTTCCCTGCACATTATCGCGACCAGATGCGGCAGAGACACCAAGAGTGGCCTCAGAAATTGGCCTTGGTTGATATGAACCCTTCCTGCCTGCAAAAGGCTGCCGCGCGCATCGACTGTCCGAGCAAGACCGAATGTGTGCGGGCTAGTGTTCTGGAGCCATTCACCATCCCGGCTGGGCAAGGGACTCTCGGCGCATCACCCAAGTTTGACTCCATATCTTTGATGTACATGCTTCATTGTttgccaccaccaacagatCGCAAAGCAGCTGTGTTTGCGCACCTGAAGCACCACTTGACTCCGGAAGGGACTCTGTTTGGTGTCACTATCTTGGGCTATGGTACACAGCACAATCTGCTCGGGCGGCTGACCATGCGCTTCCTCAACTGGAGGGGAGATTTTGGAAATGCAGATGATAGGCCGGAGGTATTCGTCAAGGCCCTGGAAGAGGagttcgaggaggtcgagacTCATATTGTGGGAGTGGTGCTGCTGTTCCGGGCTCGCAAGCCGCGGTTAGCCTGA
- a CDS encoding thioesterase domain-containing protein (COG:S;~EggNog:ENOG410PSXJ;~InterPro:IPR029058,IPR001031;~PFAM:PF12697,PF00975;~antiSMASH:Cluster_5.15;~go_function: GO:0016788 - hydrolase activity, acting on ester bonds [Evidence IEA];~go_process: GO:0009058 - biosynthetic process [Evidence IEA]): MEENPCQIQSGLGTNEPSTPLILFHDAGGTVFPYFCLGKLHRPLYGIGNTHFDHGGNWDHGIRQMGVVYSHLLRSVIGFGEVILGGWSLGGCVALEVAARLMKLPQYTVQGVIMIDSVFPTAKVTDQYPRTIADVAASFHLPARMSDARRVQAQQCILYAHQMQRDWRPPQFSSGLPPAILIRAADPVHLDPEAEPHYIDLIRDWTYLGWEEYDTSFIKACLEIPGNHFTIFDDQHV; this comes from the exons ATGGAAGAGAACCCGTGCCAGATCCAGTCTGGACTGGGAACGAACgaaccatccactccattGATTCTTTTCCACGATGCAGGCGGCACTGTGTTTCCTTATTTCTGCCTGGGAAAGCTGCACCGGCCGCTTTACGGCATTGGAAACACTCATTTCGATCACGGAGGCAATTGGGACCATGGCATTCGTCAAATGGGAGTCGTCTATTCACACTTACTTCGGTCGGTCATCGGGTTCGGAGAAGTTATTCTGGGAG GATGGTCTCTCGGCGGCTGTGTTGCTTTAGAAGTTGCAGCTCGACTAATGAAACTTCCCCAGTACACGGTGCAGGGTGTCATCATGATCGACAGTGTCTTCCCAACTGCCAAGGTCACAGACCAGTATCCCCGCACGATCGCTGATGTCGCTGCCAGCTTCCATCTACCGGCCCGAATGTCCGATGCCCGGCGGGTACAAGCGCAGCAATGCATTCTGTACGCTCACCAGATGCAGCGTGACTGGCGACCGCCACAATTTTCGTCAGGTCTCCCTCCCGCAATACTCATACGCGCAGCCGATCCGGTACATCTTGACCCCGAAGCGGAGCCCCACTACATCGATCTCATCCGGGACTGGACGTAcctgggatgggaggagtaCGATACGAGCTTCATCAAAGCTTGCTTGGAAATCCCAGGCAACCATTTTACCATATTTGATGATCAACATGTCTGA